AGTACAAATATGCCGGGAAGGCGGATGCGCCGCCGTCGCTGGATTGGTGGCGCAGCTTCCGATCCGCGGAGCTGACGCAGCTGATGGAGGAGGCGCAGACCGTCAATCTCGACATCGCCGCCGCAGTGGCGCGCATCGTCCAGGCTGACGCCCAGGCACGTCAGGCGGGCGCTGCGCTGCTGCCGAGCCTGTCCGGAACCGGGCAGGAGACCTATTCGCGCACCTCCGGCTCCTCGGCGTCCGGGCTCTCCATTGGCGGGCGCGAGGTCGTCAACTACCAGGCATCGCTGAGCGCGAGCTACCAGCTCGACTTCTGGGGGCAGAACCGCGATGCGCTGCAGACCGCCGAGGAGACGGCGAACGCCAACCGCTTTGACCGAGACACCGTCGCGCTGACGACGCTCGCGGCCGTCGCCAATGCCTATTTCCAGGTGCTGGCCTCGCAGGACCGCATCCGGACTTCACAGCGCAACATCGCCAGCGCGCAGCGGATCCTCGATGCCGTCAGGGAGCGGCGCAAGGCCGGCACCGGCACCGATCTCGACGTCGCCCAGCAGGAGAGCGTGCTTGCCAACCAGAAGGCCCTGGTGCCGCCGCTGCGCCAGACGCTGGACCAGAACGCCAACGCGCTTGCCGTGCTGGTCTCGCGCCCGCCGGAAAGCGTGCGCGTGCTAGGCGGCTCGCTGGACCGGATCGCGATCCCGCGCGTGACGCCCGGCCTGCCCTCGGAGCTGCTGACGCAGCGGCCCGACATTCGCCGCCAGGAGGCGCAGCTCGCCTCGGCGACGGCGAATATCGGCAACGCCCGCGCGCAGTTCTTTCCGACCATTCAGCTCACCGGCAATGGCGGCTATCAGAGCTCGGCCCTGGTCTCGCTGTTCCAGCCCCATGCGGCCTTCTTCCAGCTTGTCGGCAGCGCGACGCAGCCGATCTTCGACGGCGGCAGGATCCTCGGCAATTTCGAGTTCGCCAAGGCGCGCCAGGACGAATTGCTCCAGACCTACCGCAAGACCATCATCCAGTCGTTCACCGACGTCGACAACGCGCTGTTCTCGATCAAGCAGACCACGATCAAGCTTCAGCTGCAGCGCGATGTCGTCACCGCCTCGCGCCGCGCCTTCGATCTCGCCGAGCAGCAATTGCGCGCCGGCACCGCCGACATCGTGA
The sequence above is drawn from the Bradyrhizobium amphicarpaeae genome and encodes:
- a CDS encoding efflux transporter outer membrane subunit; its protein translation is MDVTQVVPAIAIRRSGSATFRTQRAARWLAVVCLAAGSGACVLTQDLPDPALDVPAQYKYAGKADAPPSLDWWRSFRSAELTQLMEEAQTVNLDIAAAVARIVQADAQARQAGAALLPSLSGTGQETYSRTSGSSASGLSIGGREVVNYQASLSASYQLDFWGQNRDALQTAEETANANRFDRDTVALTTLAAVANAYFQVLASQDRIRTSQRNIASAQRILDAVRERRKAGTGTDLDVAQQESVLANQKALVPPLRQTLDQNANALAVLVSRPPESVRVLGGSLDRIAIPRVTPGLPSELLTQRPDIRRQEAQLASATANIGNARAQFFPTIQLTGNGGYQSSALVSLFQPHAAFFQLVGSATQPIFDGGRILGNFEFAKARQDELLQTYRKTIIQSFTDVDNALFSIKQTTIKLQLQRDVVTASRRAFDLAEQQLRAGTADIVTVLNTQLTLFQAEDALSQAQLARLLAIVSLYQALGGGWEPRMEKPVNAL